The window ATGTTGAATTCAGATTAAATAGTTTTTAGTTGAGGTTAATGCCAAAAAGAAAGTTTGTACTCTTTACAAGGCATAACCAAGCCATAAATCTAGTATTGATATTGTGCATTCAAGTTCAATAAAGCAAATTACGGGATTTTGAGTCTTATGTTATAGAGTCGATGATCTTGTGTCAAACATTCTCGACAACACCTGGGAAATGTAAAGATTGGTAAGAGGATTATATCAGCATTGCTTATTTTtgtgaagcaaaaaaaaaacaattgatagGTGGAATATGGCCAACTTCAACCTTTATGCTAACTGATTGTGCAAtctatttcattttttgaaCCAATAAGTCTCAAAAGAAAGTCAAACTTAAGTTGAACAAAAATTCATGTTCTGTGGCAGCATTACAAAACATATGGATTCATCAATACTTAAAGACAACGAAAAAAAGATGTAAACAGATAACTTCTCCACTCTCAACATCTCTATTAGCCCTTTCTACTTCACCAGACAAAAAAGTGACCATCTTCTTCAGACAAAACAAATCTTTCTGTTTCAAGTCCCAAAAATATGTCTGTCCACTGGTTGAGTTTCCAAACTCTTAACAACTTCAATCCACGGTTTTTCTATCACCATGATTGAGTTTTTAGAGAGGTGACCCACAAACAAAACTGGGTGTTTCGAGGGTAAGATTTCAAAGTTCTTTCTCCCTTTACTCTTACCCTCTAACTGATACTCCTCTAACCGACGTTTTCGGTTTGTACCTTTCCCCAATTTCAAGCCCATGTTGACAAGTTTACCTTCTAGACTTTTAGATAGATTGCCGTTTGGTAAAtcattttcttcatcttcttctacgGGCTTCCCAAAGTCGATTAAACACTTCGCCCTGTTATGCAAACAAGATATCAAGTTGTTACAGTCACATGCCGATTGACTAAGCTAAATAAATAATGCAACAAGTACCTGGAACTGTAAACTATTACAGACGATGAATTTGGAGAAGGTGAGAATGAGAGTCCAATGACCTCCCCAGGAAACTCCTGGTACCTCTTTGGCAGAACGTTTGTGTGTAGAAGCGACCACTTGCCCAACTGTCTAGCCTCTACATCAAAAGCAAAGACCTGGTTCGAGGAGGTTGAGATCACAAGCGCATTGTTATTCCAAGGATGAAAACCAGCAGCTGTAACAGATGCACCATCAAGCCTTGATATGAACCAGTGTTGCCTGTCAAGTTAAAGCCAACATAAAACTTTCAACTTCAATACCAAAGTCAAAGCAGCATGATTAATCTTTGTAGCATAAATAGAATTAAGCAGCAAAGCTTCACATAGTCCACACCTTTGTGTTTCGAGGTTGAATACATATATGTCTCCAAAGCAATTGATAGCGGCTAGCCATTGATCATCTGAGCTGGTATAAAGTTTTGTTATAGGAGGCTCCATAGGTGGAGATTCACCTTCATGTTCCTCCCGACATGGTGTAAAAGTATATACTAGTTCCATATTACTAACGTCAATAGCCTGCCAACAAAATGTGATTCAGAAGTTAAGAGTATACTCAAACAATACAACTAATTCATTACACAACTCCGGCACGTACATATATCCTTCTATCATGTCCTGCTAATATCAATCGAGAGCAGTCTGAACTGAAAATCATGGAATGCGCAAATGGAAGTGTGGGAAGTCGTCTTCTACTGACACTCCACGGGCTCTTTGCAATTTCATTCTTCTTTAACTCAAACAGACTGAGGCCAATTTGGTCAGAATAAGCAAAGAGTGATCCGGTGTTGGAGATTGCACTGCAGATGATCTTCCTGGAATCTCTACTTTTAACACGAACCAATGGCTTTGTTGAGGCACGTCCACTAGAATCAGTGCTTAGGTTAAGCCTAAGAATATCTAAATCACTAATACCCTGAACCAGGAGGAGAGAAGTCTGATTGAACACCGACTTGTGTACCATTTGAATGGGTACTCTCTGAGGCGCAGGACAAATATCATGTGGTGAGAACTTAGTGAACTCCTGAATTGAATAAGCAAAAAGCTTTGCGTCATCCCCAGCGGAAATAAGCATCGGAACACCCAAATGAGCCCATTTATGGTAAGTGAAGTCAACCGGCTTCCCTTTCTTGCGATGCTTACGTGCACCACTCTTATCTGGCAACGTATCATCCGGAAAGGGATctgcagaaaaaaaaatgggagtaagaaaataatataataacaaaaaaaagaccaACAAGCTTCTAGATATAGTACGCATCCGGAAAAGACTATGACCTTCTCGACTAATTGGCACAGCAACTGTAAGAGCTCTGATGTCATGTGTATGAGCCTTAACATAACCAATATAATCCCATTTCTGAGAGGAAGAAGGCTTCAAATCTTGAGAACTGTTTGTACTACCAGAGAGCTTGTAGAGAATAACCTACAGATACGATGACCAGACAATTAGAACGTTGAcacaattagaaaaaaaaaaaaatatatatatatatatatatgtatatcaatTTCAGAAAAGCATTCTTCTGTTCATGTACTGGAACTCTTTACAATTGGTCAAAGTATTTGTCAAAAGGTGTGTCAACAAAAGAAATTTACATAAAAGACAGCTGTTCACAATCACCATAATAATCTTATATCAAAGTCAACCATATTCTAAAACTCAAACGTTGTAACAGGAACTGCATTATACTGAGATATAATTCACCTGTCCATCCGAACCAGCAGAAAAGACTCGATTGTGGCTGGGGGCTGCTGCAAGAGAATTAACATCACCTTTGTGATTAGAGTGCGACTCCAAAAGAGTTCCATGTTGACTATCCCAAAACTGGACAGATCCTGTACTATCTCCACTAACAAGAACTGCACACCTAATAAAAGTAAGCATGAGAGAACCAAAGATCAGctataagaaaaaagaaaacagacaCAATGTTAAAAagccaaataatataatttgtaCCTCAAAGAAAGAAGAGACCAAACACATATCTCAGAGCTACTTCCCTGTCCTCCGAGACCAACTGTAATTCTGTATACCTCTTGACAGGTGTTAACGTCCCAGCATCTTATCAGTCTACGGCACAGAAGAAACAGTTACTAATTACACCTTTATAATTAAACATggatatataaagaaaatataatatactcACCCATCGCTACTACCGGAAAAGATCCTCTGTGCATCAGGACTCCATGTAACACTTAAAGCACGTCCTAAGAAGATAATTTTCCACAAagcaaagtaaaataaaataaaaagagaggattgagataataattataataaggGTGGAGAAGTTCATACCACTGACTCTAGGCAATGATCTATAATATGTTAACTTGTTGAAGTCAGAGATACGGTACAGCCTGACACTGCCATCATCACAAGCAGCTGCAAGAAGCCTATCTGAGTGGTCATGATGAAACTCTTCTTCTGAGTCAGAATCATCTTCACTCTCACTTTCCTCCTTCTCAATCCGATTATCAATGGAGAGTAAGTAAGTTGGGGAAACAGCCATTTGCCAGATTGAGATTCCAATGGAATCTAGCACAACCTGAACAGTAAGGAAAAGAAACATATAACACAAATGTAGGAGAACTGATAAACCTTAAAAAAGATGATAGAAGTTAAGTTAAGAGAGGTTCACTTTCTGCTTTAAGTCGAAGAGGTCCCACTCGGAGATGGAACCATCGATGCTAGAAGAAAAGAGACGACCGGAAGGTAGCCCTTGGGAACCAGCACGGCACCAAGCAAGGGACGAGATTCTTGAATTTGGATCGCCGTGGATGGtctaaaaataagaaaacacaCAAATCAACTCACGAATCCAATTCGATTTTAGCTAAAGAGCTAATCGGAAGGAAGAGGACGTACGAGTTGACAGTGCCATCCGACGGCGCCTGGGGAGACGAGCCAGATTTCTAGAGAACCGTCCTCGCGAGCCGCCGCGACTTGAGTGTCGTCGGCGCTGTTTGCTAGGGCTACCACCGGAGATGGCTTCCAATCAACGGAGCTGCAACGGTACTCTAGCATGGCGACCGACTAAGTAGGGCTAGTACACTTGAGAGgaggcgaagaagaagaagaagaagaagaagaagaagaagaagcatttAGGTTTGAGGGTTTCACCTAGGGCCTTATGGGGGGGGCCGATTTTTAAAACGGGTTCGGGTTTCCTCCATTTCACCCGACACGACCCGACCCGAGTTTCAATTTACGCAAATAGAAACAAGAGAACATGCCTATTTTAGGCAAATTTTCCGACCAACGTATTCTCCGTGAACTATTTCAatgattttttgaaatattttccatgagctttttatgtttctttgaaaacaaattgaaaattttcagtGAATTTTGTTTGTAAGAATTTGTTGTAAATTTAAACAGTTTTTTTACCAGTTTAAAAAACACATATTTCAAAATGttgataatttataataaaattctcaaCAAGTGTAAAAATTAAGTTTTAGTATGTTGAATAATATGAGGAATGATATAAGATGGTATAAGATGGTGCATGATAACATGTTTTGAGGATATAAGATATTGCATGATAATAATGAACGTAAATACTTCTGATAATATATGATGTTATTATGCTgtgatatatgatatatggcaCAACAAAAACGGTTAAATTTCTTGTTTGATTGACTAATATACAATGAGAGCAGATGTTTAGTTGTAGTTCGTGAATTATTGGTTCAATGGAGCTATACATCTGCTGATCTTATTTGATATATTGCACATTTTACATGATATATGCTTGGTATAATGGTATGGTCTAGTAGTATGTACTTTTGTGTTGGTGATCATGTGTAGGATCGCCTTTACTGAACAATTCATAATTGTGCCTTTTTTCATTTTCAGTGAATGCGGGTGCGTTTAAGATTTGAGTGTGATATCTATAACTCATGGGATTAAAAGATTAATTTGTCAGCATGCGACATATACAAAACCAGGGTTTATGATTTGGTATTAGAGTCTAACTATCTTCGAAAAGGGGTGAAACCTACACAAGGGCACAAACTTGAGAAGGTGAGATCAAATTTGGTGGAAGAGCTACATATCAACATAACTCAAAGAACATTATTCGAAAATGGATGTGTACTATCCCCGATTAGGAATATGACGATAGACAAGAAGAGGGGCTATTCAAGAAACTAAGTTAGACTTGTTCCATGGTCAAGGGAGATGCGGTAACAGCCAAGAATACACCAGAATATGGTACGGGCACGTTAATATCCCGTTGATCGACAGGAGATTTGGTTGATCAGATCATAGTTTTATCTAAAATGATTTGCTTTCTTGAACAAAACTTTCTTACAAAAGAATTGTCCACAAAGGAGAAAGAATAAAAGAACTGTAGCCAAACCAAAAGAGACATTAAAATTAAAGGAGATAAAGCTTACATATTGCCAACAGTTAATATAACCATGTCCCTTCCTCTGTGAAGCTGATCTATGTTCAGTGATGTGATACAGATGAAATTGTGTTCTTGTCTTCTACAAAGTTTTCTCTACAAGCACTATTAAGACCCAGTCAATCTCTTCACTGTCATTCAACTTGCTCTCCAATTAGATCTAGACCAACCAGTAAGAAGGATATTCCCTGAAACAAGAGGAAGTAAAAATGGATTCCTTGAGCCGACAAGAGACTTCGAGTTGCTGCAGTTAATAACAGAAACGCTAGCGACAGCTCCTTCATATAGATCCTAttgtgcttcttcttcttcttattgttCTTCTTTTGAGCTTTCTTCTCAGCCTCTGTTTCTGGTGCTGGTGCAGAGGCGCCTCTCtgatgtttcattttctttcCTCCTTCGTTTTCGACTAAAGCAGCCAGATCTCCCTCTGACGACCTCCCTGATTTCTTTGTAACAACCCATTCGTATGCACTTCCCAGCTGAAACAGACCCGAGACCATGGCGTTGAACTTGGTTACAGACATTGTGTTCTCAAAGAGAAGGTAGGGGACAATAAAGGGAAACGATTTCGGGGCGGGAAGGATGTTGAGGAAAGACATTGTGGCAGGTATGTAGCAGACAACCCAAGCAGGAAGCTCAGCCTCAGGGACAAACATAGTCATTGGCAAGATGATACAAAAGAGTGTGAAGGAGTAAAAGGGCAAGATGAGCTTcctcaagaggaagaagaggaatatcaaattaaatttcTTGCCTATGCttatctgcaaaaaaaaaaaaaaaacacaactatATCAGACACTAGAGCTACATGTCCTCGTTTTAAGGTTTGTTTGTTGACGGCACCTTTGATTTAATGACAGCAGGCAAACAAAGGCGAAATAGTTGCATAGGTCCTGAATGCCATCGGTGTTGTTGCTTTCTGTAAGCTTCATACGATTCAGGTAACTCGCAAATGCACTGAGAGAGAGAGTATGACATTAGCGCAGGCGTaaccaaataataataatatttgatagAATTACCTCAACATCGTTAAGGAAAATGAACTTCCAGCCATGGAGGTGAGCACGAACAGCAATGTCCATATCCTCGACGGTAGTTCTCTCGAGCCAACCACCAGAATCTTCCAAAGCCTTGATCCTCCAGACGCCAGCTGTCCCATTGAACCCAAAGAAATTCAAGAAGACGCTGTTGACTTGCTGCTCAACCTCAAAGTGAAACGCCAAGTTAATGTTCTGCAACCTCGTCAACAAGTTCTCTTCCTTGTTCACGAACGACCATCTCGCCTGCACCAGTCCCAGCTCCTCGTTGTCCTTAAAGTGAGGAATCGTCTTCTTGAGGAAATCAGGTAAAGGCTGAAAATCAGCGTCGAAGATGGCCACGAACTCGTAGTCTTTGACGTAGCTGCAGTTCATTGCAGACTTGAGGTTTCCAGCTTTGTAGCCTTCTCTGTTCACACGGTGACGGTACACGATTCGCGCACCTCCCTTCTGCCATTTGTGAACCTCTTCTTTGATCAAACTCTGCGTGATGGGATCATCGGAATCATCGAGAACTTGAATCAGAATCTTCGTTTTTGGCCAGTCTAAGTTACACACAGCCGCAATCGACTGCTGATAGACCTGTCcacatcaaataaataaataaaaaatcaatttaaGATTATTCtattacaaaattgttttcgtGGTTACCTCTTTTTCGTTACACATGGGAATCTGAACAAGAACCATGGGAAGGAAGCATCCATTCTCTCCGGTTTCTAGATCGGAGATTACGGTTTTGGGAACCGGTTTGATTTTATTGAACCGGATCCAGAAACAGCCTAGGCAGAGGATGAGCCGGTCCAGGCTTTGAATAAGGAAGAGGACGATGCAAGCGTTAGCTAGAAACTGAAGCGGAGGAGCAAGGTAGCCAACACGGAGCAGGACCCAGTGAGTGTAAACCCAATCGAAGAAACCATAAGGCAGCTGAAGCTTGGGTGTTTCGAAATGCCATCCTTTGAAATACGCAGCCGTTTCGAAAGCTAGAAGCATTAGCGAAAGCAGAAGAAACACTTTCAAGCACGAATACAAGAACCTCGGTTTCGATTTGGCAATAGCCGTAGTAGAAGAGGACGAGATCCCAGTGTCTGTACGGCCAGCGGCGATACGACGGCGCACGGCGGTTCCGAGAGCGATCAATGCTGAGCCGAGGGAGGTGAGACAGCCTGCGGCACGGTGGGCTTTGAGGAGGAGaacccacgtgagctgtctcgCGTTCTTGTTGCGAGATTTCTCACGGCGGCCTTCCACGAGAAAATCTTGCTCAGACGGTGATTCGAGCTCCACCATTGACCAGTTGTTAGGGTTTTCCATTTTGACCACCACCGGAGTACCTTTGCGGTTGTTTCCTTTCGCCCACCATTCGAACTTTGGTGCCATTTTAGAGAGAGATATGGGATGTCAAAAGAGCTACAAATCGGATCTCATTGACAGCAATAAGATCAAAGCAGTGACACGTGTATTACtgtgaagagaagaaaaaaaaaacttatttcttTCCTGAAAGACTCGATTCACAGGTTTCAAAGAAAAATGAGGAAGTTTAAAAgacgaggagagagagagacaagacAAGAAAGTGGTAACAGCTCAACACGTTCTTTTgcaatattttaaaagaatatattgAGAGAAACCACACACAATGGTCAAATTGTTTAATATTCCCCCAGATCAATTAGCTCTTGGGAAAAAAAGGAAACGGATAATAACGATAGGTTGTGATTAAAAAGCCTGTTTGGACACAAACAACAAAGATACGGAAAGCAGTAGCTGTCTTTTACCAAATTTCTTGGCCTTCTTCTTCCAAAAACACCACTCTTAAATCTCTACACATTATAGAATACGATCTTTGATTATTCCGCGTGTGATACTAACCAGATATAGGAGGATTCACCTCGAGTTAATGATCACACGCGAAAGGAAAAGAAGGAttggtaaaaactaaaaatgaaaaatatcgtAATAGTATCGAACAATATCCGCAAAGACACCGTGGGGATGAAGAAAGTAAAAATAGAAAGTAAATGGATTTGAGATTtggattttctgttttttttactGTGATTAAATCTTTAATGAGTGGcggagagagaaagaaaagaccAAGTCTCTTGTTACACCGTTCATTTAGTTGTTTGCCTCCGAATATAGtgcttttttgtttttctttaaaccTTTTCACCCATTCATTCTTTTGGTCAAATTTATAATTAACGTAATAGATTCGCAAgggtttcttctccttctccttaaTTCCTTGTTACTACCTTCTCAATCTAGTTCTTATTAGGCATGGATATAATAACCGATAACCGAACCCAACTCCACTGGAAGTTAACAGCTCAGTTTAGATACAGTTATTGCTAAATAACCGTCAAGTTTTGTCAAGTTTTGTATTGAACAAGTTTGGATATCTGAATCCAATCGGttttatccaaaatctaaagtTTTACCCAAAGTtacccaaatatatatatatataccttaacCTAAAT of the Brassica rapa cultivar Chiifu-401-42 chromosome A03, CAAS_Brap_v3.01, whole genome shotgun sequence genome contains:
- the LOC103858462 gene encoding WD repeat-containing protein PCN; amino-acid sequence: MLEYRCSSVDWKPSPVVALANSADDTQVAAAREDGSLEIWLVSPGAVGWHCQLTIHGDPNSRISSLAWCRAGSQGLPSGRLFSSSIDGSISEWDLFDLKQKVVLDSIGISIWQMAVSPTYLLSIDNRIEKEESESEDDSDSEEEFHHDHSDRLLAAACDDGSVRLYRISDFNKLTYYRSLPRVSGRALSVTWSPDAQRIFSGSSDGLIRCWDVNTCQEVYRITVGLGGQGSSSEICVWSLLSLRCAVLVSGDSTGSVQFWDSQHGTLLESHSNHKGDVNSLAAAPSHNRVFSAGSDGQVILYKLSGSTNSSQDLKPSSSQKWDYIGYVKAHTHDIRALTVAVPISREDPFPDDTLPDKSGARKHRKKGKPVDFTYHKWAHLGVPMLISAGDDAKLFAYSIQEFTKFSPHDICPAPQRVPIQMVHKSVFNQTSLLLVQGISDLDILRLNLSTDSSGRASTKPLVRVKSRDSRKIICSAISNTGSLFAYSDQIGLSLFELKKNEIAKSPWSVSRRRLPTLPFAHSMIFSSDCSRLILAGHDRRIYAIDVSNMELVYTFTPCREEHEGESPPMEPPITKLYTSSDDQWLAAINCFGDIYVFNLETQRQHWFISRLDGASVTAAGFHPWNNNALVISTSSNQVFAFDVEARQLGKWSLLHTNVLPKRYQEFPGEVIGLSFSPSPNSSSVIVYSSRAKCLIDFGKPVEEDEENDLPNGNLSKSLEGKLVNMGLKLGKGTNRKRRLEEYQLEGKSKGRKNFEILPSKHPVLFVGHLSKNSIMVIEKPWIEVVKSLETQPVDRHIFGT
- the LOC103858463 gene encoding probable xyloglucan glycosyltransferase 12, which translates into the protein MAPKFEWWAKGNNRKGTPVVVKMENPNNWSMVELESPSEQDFLVEGRREKSRNKNARQLTWVLLLKAHRAAGCLTSLGSALIALGTAVRRRIAAGRTDTGISSSSTTAIAKSKPRFLYSCLKVFLLLSLMLLAFETAAYFKGWHFETPKLQLPYGFFDWVYTHWVLLRVGYLAPPLQFLANACIVLFLIQSLDRLILCLGCFWIRFNKIKPVPKTVISDLETGENGCFLPMVLVQIPMCNEKEVYQQSIAAVCNLDWPKTKILIQVLDDSDDPITQSLIKEEVHKWQKGGARIVYRHRVNREGYKAGNLKSAMNCSYVKDYEFVAIFDADFQPLPDFLKKTIPHFKDNEELGLVQARWSFVNKEENLLTRLQNINLAFHFEVEQQVNSVFLNFFGFNGTAGVWRIKALEDSGGWLERTTVEDMDIAVRAHLHGWKFIFLNDVECICELPESYEAYRKQQHRWHSGPMQLFRLCLPAVIKSKISIGKKFNLIFLFFLLRKLILPFYSFTLFCIILPMTMFVPEAELPAWVVCYIPATMSFLNILPAPKSFPFIVPYLLFENTMSVTKFNAMVSGLFQLGSAYEWVVTKKSGRSSEGDLAALVENEGGKKMKHQRGASAPAPETEAEKKAQKKNNKKKKKHNRIYMKELSLAFLLLTAATRSLLSAQGIHFYFLLFQGISFLLVGLDLIGEQVE